One part of the Quercus lobata isolate SW786 chromosome 7, ValleyOak3.0 Primary Assembly, whole genome shotgun sequence genome encodes these proteins:
- the LOC115953678 gene encoding F-box/kelch-repeat protein At3g06240-like isoform X2, with protein MSRPTEKLRLLTERVLDDDIVFDIMTRLPVKSLIRFRCDENNGDHMIYLWNPSIRKFKMLAPPLLTDPCDSATLGLAYHSQKNDFKILRLVSFLGPLGEPDPPTEAEVYTLSTDSWRKVVSAELSDPNAGRLSHHSPHIFFNGALHCIAANKHCSFILSFDINDERFHKIMLPLDLLDLYQSYLTVFKGSLAYIIISNHRATGGIMCHLWVMKEYGVAESWTRKCVPIDWFHHFHGCTDNGELLITICMELISIDPENLLQNSLIMESNIRWAGYAANSIESLVLLDGVNVSSEYED; from the exons ATGTCTCGACCTACGGAAAAGCTAAGATTGTTGACCGAGCGTGTTCTGGACGATGACATCGTATTCGACATAATGACTCGGCTGCCAGTGAAATCCTTAATCCGATTCAG GTGTGACGAAAACAATGGTGatcatatgatatatttgtggaACCCAAGCATTAGAAAGTTTAAGATGCTTGCTCCTCCTCTTTTGACTGACCCTTGTGATAGTGCCACCCTTGGACTTGCTTATCATTCTCAAAAGAATGATTTCAAGATTCTTAGACTTGTGAGTTTCCTAGGGCCTCTTGGAGAGCCAGATCCACCGACTGAGGCTGAGGTTTACACATTGAGTACGGATTCGTGGAGGAAGGTAGTGTCGGCGGAGTTGTCCGACCCCAACGCTGGACGTCTTTCTCATCATTCaccacatattttttttaacggAGCACTGCACTGTATAGCAGCTAATAAACACTGCAGTTTCATTTTGTCCTTTGACATTAATGATGAGAGATTCCATAAGATAATGCTGCCTCTGGATTTATTAGATTTGTACCAATCATATCTTACAGTGTTCAAGGGATCGCTCGCTTATATTATTATCTCTAACCATCGAGCTACTGGGGGCATTATGTGCCACTTATGGGTGATGAAGGAGTATGGCGTGGCAGAGTCTTGGACCAGAAAATGTGTACCAATCGATTGGTTTCATCATTTCCATGGCTGCACAGACAATGGTGAATTGCTAATTACGATTTGCATGGAGCTGATATCAATTGACCCTGAGAATCTACTTCAGAACAGTCTTATAATGGAATCAAATATTAGATGGGCTGGTTACGCAGCCAATTCCATAGAGAGTTTGGTTCTACTTGATGGGGTAAATGTGTCATCTGAATACGAAGATTAG
- the LOC115953678 gene encoding F-box/kelch-repeat protein At3g06240-like isoform X1 produces the protein MSRPTEKLRLLTERVLDDDIVFDIMTRLPVKSLIRFRCVSKSWYSTITNPIFIATHFKLNEAKSLSNKNSHNGYLLYTPVTKSYYFHKELRTLVYNRDRTVTEISRCDENNGDHMIYLWNPSIRKFKMLAPPLLTDPCDSATLGLAYHSQKNDFKILRLVSFLGPLGEPDPPTEAEVYTLSTDSWRKVVSAELSDPNAGRLSHHSPHIFFNGALHCIAANKHCSFILSFDINDERFHKIMLPLDLLDLYQSYLTVFKGSLAYIIISNHRATGGIMCHLWVMKEYGVAESWTRKCVPIDWFHHFHGCTDNGELLITICMELISIDPENLLQNSLIMESNIRWAGYAANSIESLVLLDGVNVSSEYED, from the exons ATGTCTCGACCTACGGAAAAGCTAAGATTGTTGACCGAGCGTGTTCTGGACGATGACATCGTATTCGACATAATGACTCGGCTGCCAGTGAAATCCTTAATCCGATTCAGGTGCGTTTCTAAATCATGGTACTCTACAATCACAAACCCCATTTTCATTGCCACACACTTCAAGCTCAACGAAGCCAAATcattatccaataaaaatagtCACAATGGTTATCTGCTATATACACCTGTAACAAAGAGCTATTATTTTCACAAAGAATTGCGTACACTTGTTTACAATAGGGACCGCACAGTGACTGAGATTTCCAG GTGTGACGAAAACAATGGTGatcatatgatatatttgtggaACCCAAGCATTAGAAAGTTTAAGATGCTTGCTCCTCCTCTTTTGACTGACCCTTGTGATAGTGCCACCCTTGGACTTGCTTATCATTCTCAAAAGAATGATTTCAAGATTCTTAGACTTGTGAGTTTCCTAGGGCCTCTTGGAGAGCCAGATCCACCGACTGAGGCTGAGGTTTACACATTGAGTACGGATTCGTGGAGGAAGGTAGTGTCGGCGGAGTTGTCCGACCCCAACGCTGGACGTCTTTCTCATCATTCaccacatattttttttaacggAGCACTGCACTGTATAGCAGCTAATAAACACTGCAGTTTCATTTTGTCCTTTGACATTAATGATGAGAGATTCCATAAGATAATGCTGCCTCTGGATTTATTAGATTTGTACCAATCATATCTTACAGTGTTCAAGGGATCGCTCGCTTATATTATTATCTCTAACCATCGAGCTACTGGGGGCATTATGTGCCACTTATGGGTGATGAAGGAGTATGGCGTGGCAGAGTCTTGGACCAGAAAATGTGTACCAATCGATTGGTTTCATCATTTCCATGGCTGCACAGACAATGGTGAATTGCTAATTACGATTTGCATGGAGCTGATATCAATTGACCCTGAGAATCTACTTCAGAACAGTCTTATAATGGAATCAAATATTAGATGGGCTGGTTACGCAGCCAATTCCATAGAGAGTTTGGTTCTACTTGATGGGGTAAATGTGTCATCTGAATACGAAGATTAG